A genome region from Flavobacterium sp. CFS9 includes the following:
- the trmD gene encoding tRNA (guanosine(37)-N1)-methyltransferase TrmD — protein MRIDIITILPELLKSPFEASIMKRAIDKGLVEVHFHNLRDYTTNRQKSVDDYPFGGGAGMVMTVQPIDDCITHLKSQREYDEIIYMSPDGETLNQKMANTMSMYENIIILCGHYKGVDQRVRDHFITKEISIGDYVLSGGELGALVLSDALIRLIPGVLSDETSALTDSFQDNLLSGPIYTRPADYKGWKVPEVLTSGHFAKIDKWREDMAYEHTKNRRPDLLEEK, from the coding sequence ATGCGAATTGACATTATAACGATTTTACCTGAATTATTAAAGAGTCCGTTTGAGGCTTCGATTATGAAACGTGCCATAGACAAAGGCTTAGTAGAAGTTCATTTTCATAATTTGCGTGATTACACTACAAACAGGCAAAAAAGTGTTGACGATTATCCATTTGGCGGAGGTGCCGGAATGGTTATGACGGTTCAGCCTATTGATGACTGTATCACGCATTTAAAAAGCCAGCGTGAGTATGATGAAATTATTTATATGTCGCCTGATGGAGAAACTTTAAATCAAAAAATGGCCAATACAATGTCGATGTATGAAAACATTATCATTCTCTGCGGACATTATAAAGGGGTAGATCAACGTGTTCGTGACCATTTTATTACCAAAGAAATTTCAATTGGCGATTATGTACTATCCGGTGGAGAATTAGGCGCTTTAGTATTATCTGATGCTTTGATCCGATTGATTCCCGGTGTTTTGAGCGATGAAACTTCAGCATTGACTGACAGTTTTCAGGACAATCTGCTTTCTGGTCCTATATACACAAGACCTGCCGATTATAAAGGCTGGAAAGTTCCTGAAGTACTGACTAGCGGACATTTTGCTAAAATTGACAAATGGCGTGAGGATATGGCCTACGAACATACTAAAAACAGACGTCCGGATTTATTGGAAGAAAAATAA
- a CDS encoding agmatine/peptidylarginine deiminase yields MKKLFLPIVLFPLFTSCQEDGMIPTPNEPTESIKSEIMYTMPEESAPHEGTWLQWPHQYQYGMNYRDDLDATWVAMTKSLSTSEKVHIVAYDTNEKNRITTLLQNAGVSLSAVDFKIYKTDDVWVRDNGPIYVKDKNNQLVIQDWGFNGWGEKADFKNCNTIPAQIAADQKTTVVDLNAIMINEGGAVEIDGKGTLLATKSSILNPNRNPGMSQAQAEAIFKKYLGVSNFIWLNGKAGKEITDMHIDGFARFGNDNTIVTMSEDDLLYWEVPEGDIPTLYNAKDLKGKNYNFLKLPLTQNKVVTAYGKKLGYKGSYVNYYIGNTVVLVPNYNDPNDAVANQLIQSLYPNRKVIGIDVRNLYANGGMIHCVTQQQPK; encoded by the coding sequence ATGAAAAAATTATTTTTACCTATAGTACTATTTCCTTTGTTCACTTCCTGCCAGGAAGACGGAATGATTCCAACACCAAACGAACCAACTGAATCCATTAAAAGCGAGATTATGTATACCATGCCCGAAGAATCTGCTCCGCATGAAGGAACCTGGCTGCAATGGCCACACCAATATCAATATGGTATGAACTATAGAGATGATCTTGATGCTACATGGGTTGCCATGACAAAATCATTGTCGACAAGTGAAAAGGTACATATCGTTGCTTACGATACCAACGAAAAGAACAGAATTACAACTTTATTACAAAATGCAGGAGTTTCTCTTTCTGCCGTTGATTTTAAAATCTATAAAACAGATGATGTTTGGGTACGAGATAATGGTCCTATTTATGTAAAAGACAAAAACAACCAATTGGTAATTCAGGATTGGGGCTTTAATGGCTGGGGAGAAAAAGCTGATTTTAAAAATTGCAACACTATCCCTGCACAAATTGCCGCAGATCAAAAAACAACAGTTGTAGATTTAAATGCGATCATGATCAATGAAGGGGGAGCCGTAGAAATAGACGGAAAAGGAACTCTTTTAGCTACCAAAAGTTCTATTCTAAACCCAAATCGTAATCCCGGAATGAGCCAGGCACAAGCCGAAGCCATTTTTAAAAAATATTTAGGAGTGTCTAACTTCATCTGGCTGAACGGAAAAGCAGGAAAAGAAATTACTGACATGCACATTGACGGGTTTGCACGATTTGGTAATGACAACACCATCGTGACGATGAGTGAAGATGATTTACTGTACTGGGAAGTACCTGAAGGAGACATTCCTACTTTGTACAATGCAAAAGATTTAAAAGGTAAAAATTACAATTTCCTAAAACTGCCTTTGACTCAAAACAAAGTGGTAACGGCTTATGGAAAAAAATTAGGTTACAAAGGTTCTTATGTTAATTACTACATTGGAAACACGGTGGTATTGGTTCCGAATTACAACGATCCAAATGATGCAGTTGCCAATCAATTGATTCAAAGCTTGTATCCGAACAGAAAGGTAATTGGTATCGACGTTCGTAATTTGTATGCTAATGGAGGAATGATCCACTGTGTGACGCAGCAGCAGCCGAAATAA
- a CDS encoding NADP-dependent isocitrate dehydrogenase — protein MTQNSKIYYTLTDEAPLLATYSFLPIVQAFTGTAGIAIETRDISLAGRILSNFPELLTDAQKTGDALAELGQLATQPDANIIKLPNISASVPQLKAAIAELQSHGYAIPNYPEDPQNDAEKEIKAKYAKVLGSAVNPVLREGNSDRRAPRAVKNFAKSNPHSMGAWSADSKTKVASMPNGDFYGSEKSLTVAEANDVKIEFVAKDGTTTVLKASTPLKAGEIIDSSVLSVKKLKAFAADAIADAKKEGVLLSVHLKATMMKVSDPIIFGAIVEVYFADLFKKYETLFAELNIDTRNGLGDIYAKIAGRPEQAEVEADITKAIENGPALAMVNSDKGITNLHVPSDVIVDASMPAMIRTSGQMYNKEGKQQDTIAVIPDRSYAGVYTATIDFCKKHGAFDPKTMGSVPNVGLMAQKAEEYGSHDKTFQIKADGVVRVTDNKGTVLMEQNVETNDIFRMCQAKDAPIQDWVKLAVNRARLSDTPAVFWLDENRAHDRELIAKVQKYLKDHNTVNLDIRILNPVAATEFTLDRIIKGLDTISVTGNVLRDYLTDLFPILELGTSAKMLSIVPLMNGGGLFETGAGGSAPKHVEQFTEEGYLRWDSLGEFLALGASLEHLGQTLDNSKAIVLSETLDQANDKFLANDKSPARKVGQIDNRGSHFYLAYYWAQALAAQNKDAELKAIFTPIAAEFEANEAKIDAELIGAQGKPQTIGGYYQPTPELVSKAMRPSETFNSIIAQIK, from the coding sequence ATGACACAGAATTCGAAAATCTATTACACCTTAACTGATGAGGCGCCATTGTTAGCGACTTATTCTTTTTTACCTATTGTTCAAGCATTTACGGGTACTGCTGGTATCGCTATTGAAACCAGAGATATTTCTTTGGCTGGCAGAATTTTATCTAATTTTCCTGAGCTTTTAACTGATGCTCAAAAAACCGGAGATGCTTTGGCTGAATTAGGTCAGTTGGCAACACAGCCTGATGCTAATATTATCAAATTACCAAACATTTCTGCATCGGTACCGCAATTAAAAGCGGCTATTGCTGAGTTACAGTCACATGGTTACGCAATTCCAAATTACCCTGAAGATCCGCAAAATGATGCTGAAAAGGAAATTAAAGCAAAATATGCTAAAGTTTTAGGTTCTGCTGTAAATCCGGTTTTACGTGAAGGAAACTCTGATCGTAGAGCACCAAGAGCAGTTAAGAACTTTGCAAAATCAAATCCGCACTCTATGGGTGCATGGTCTGCTGATTCTAAAACAAAAGTAGCTTCAATGCCAAACGGTGATTTCTACGGAAGTGAAAAATCACTTACCGTTGCAGAAGCTAATGACGTAAAAATCGAATTCGTTGCAAAAGACGGTACAACTACTGTATTAAAAGCTAGTACCCCTCTTAAAGCAGGTGAGATCATTGACAGTTCTGTTTTAAGTGTAAAAAAATTAAAAGCTTTTGCTGCTGATGCTATCGCTGACGCTAAAAAAGAAGGTGTTTTACTTTCGGTACACTTAAAAGCAACTATGATGAAAGTATCAGATCCAATTATCTTCGGAGCTATCGTTGAAGTATACTTTGCTGATCTTTTCAAAAAATATGAAACTTTATTTGCAGAATTAAACATTGACACCCGAAATGGTTTAGGTGACATCTATGCAAAAATTGCAGGAAGACCTGAACAAGCGGAAGTGGAAGCTGACATTACTAAAGCAATCGAAAACGGTCCTGCTTTGGCAATGGTGAATTCTGATAAAGGAATTACAAACTTACACGTTCCTTCGGATGTAATTGTTGATGCTTCTATGCCGGCAATGATTCGTACTTCAGGACAGATGTACAATAAAGAAGGAAAACAACAAGATACTATTGCAGTTATTCCGGATCGCTCTTATGCCGGAGTTTACACGGCTACTATCGATTTCTGTAAAAAACACGGTGCTTTTGATCCTAAAACAATGGGAAGTGTTCCTAACGTAGGTTTGATGGCTCAAAAAGCAGAAGAATACGGATCTCATGACAAAACATTCCAAATAAAAGCTGACGGAGTTGTTCGTGTAACAGACAACAAAGGAACTGTTTTAATGGAGCAAAACGTTGAAACAAATGATATTTTCAGAATGTGTCAGGCCAAAGATGCTCCAATTCAGGACTGGGTTAAACTAGCTGTAAACAGAGCTCGTTTATCTGATACTCCTGCTGTCTTCTGGTTAGACGAAAACAGAGCGCATGACAGAGAATTAATTGCAAAAGTTCAAAAATATTTAAAAGATCACAATACTGTAAATCTGGATATCCGCATCTTAAACCCGGTTGCTGCTACAGAATTTACTTTAGACAGAATCATCAAAGGTTTAGATACCATCTCAGTAACCGGAAACGTTTTACGTGATTATTTAACGGATTTATTCCCAATTTTAGAATTAGGAACTTCAGCTAAAATGTTATCTATCGTTCCTTTAATGAACGGTGGCGGATTGTTTGAAACGGGTGCCGGAGGTTCTGCTCCAAAACACGTAGAGCAATTTACAGAAGAAGGATATTTACGTTGGGATTCATTAGGAGAATTTTTAGCGCTTGGAGCTTCTTTAGAGCATTTAGGACAAACTTTAGACAATTCTAAAGCAATTGTTTTATCTGAAACTTTAGACCAGGCAAATGATAAATTCCTTGCCAATGATAAATCTCCTGCCCGTAAAGTAGGTCAGATTGACAACCGTGGTTCTCATTTTTACCTTGCATACTACTGGGCTCAGGCTTTGGCTGCTCAAAACAAAGATGCTGAGTTGAAGGCGATCTTCACTCCAATTGCTGCTGAATTTGAAGCTAACGAAGCTAAAATCGATGCTGAATTAATTGGTGCACAAGGAAAACCTCAAACGATTGGTGGCTATTATCAGCCAACTCCGGAGTTAGTAAGCAAAGCAATGCGACCAAGCGAAACATTCAACTCCATTATCGCCCAAATAAAATAG
- a CDS encoding GyrI-like domain-containing protein, whose amino-acid sequence MSDFNLKPIYNTRNYIEMNYNQIISINSLEDISCYSYRNLQRIFYSLFNETIGAYQTRLKVENGYKKLIYSNKQISEIALEVGFADVQSFSKTFKKHFDCAPSLARNQKELLLNDTGILQSFTSVLTPEILVIPETTVYYLSSKTHYINPEIEDLWDTLLKNEFPETDAHFFGVITDDILITEKINCTYEACIATTAVLKNLPKKKIFGGKYARFFHHGSYNTLEETYSQIFGGWFLTHDYELSHLPVIEQYLKTSDNCDNESDYLTAIFIPLI is encoded by the coding sequence ATGAGTGATTTCAATCTGAAACCTATTTATAATACACGGAATTATATTGAGATGAATTACAATCAAATCATCTCAATAAATTCTCTGGAGGACATTTCGTGTTACTCCTACAGAAATTTGCAACGGATTTTTTATTCTTTATTCAACGAAACCATAGGCGCTTATCAGACCCGGTTGAAGGTAGAAAACGGGTACAAAAAACTGATCTACTCGAACAAACAAATCTCAGAAATTGCACTCGAAGTTGGTTTTGCCGATGTGCAGTCATTCTCAAAGACCTTCAAAAAGCATTTCGACTGCGCTCCTTCACTAGCCCGCAATCAAAAAGAACTTTTATTAAACGATACGGGGATTCTTCAATCTTTTACCTCTGTTTTAACACCTGAAATACTCGTAATTCCGGAAACAACGGTTTATTACCTTAGTTCTAAAACCCATTATATTAATCCGGAGATAGAAGATCTTTGGGACACTCTATTAAAAAATGAATTCCCTGAAACGGATGCTCACTTTTTCGGAGTCATCACGGACGACATTTTAATTACTGAAAAAATAAATTGTACTTACGAAGCCTGCATTGCCACCACTGCTGTCCTTAAAAATCTTCCAAAGAAGAAAATTTTTGGCGGTAAATATGCTCGTTTTTTTCATCATGGAAGTTACAATACTCTCGAAGAAACGTATAGTCAAATCTTTGGAGGCTGGTTTCTCACTCATGATTATGAACTTTCACATTTGCCTGTTATTGAACAATACCTGAAAACCAGTGACAATTGTGATAACGAATCTGACTATCTCACAGCGATTTTCATTCCGCTTATTTGA
- a CDS encoding helix-turn-helix domain-containing protein: MSTLTKQNHIGRKISRIRELRDMKQEALAQALGTNQQTVSAIENSETIDDERLKEVAKALGVTVEAIKNFLEDNMINYFNSFHDNSFTNGAFNANHCTFNPLDKLIETFHEKEKLYERLLQAEKDKIEYLENLLKK; the protein is encoded by the coding sequence ATGAGCACACTTACAAAACAAAATCATATAGGGCGAAAAATTAGCCGTATTCGTGAACTTCGAGATATGAAACAAGAAGCTTTGGCGCAGGCTTTAGGAACCAATCAGCAAACTGTTTCCGCTATTGAAAACAGTGAAACGATAGATGATGAAAGGCTTAAAGAAGTTGCAAAAGCACTTGGTGTAACTGTTGAAGCAATTAAAAATTTCTTGGAAGACAATATGATTAATTATTTTAATAGTTTCCATGATAACAGTTTTACAAATGGAGCATTCAATGCAAATCATTGTACTTTTAATCCATTGGATAAATTAATTGAAACTTTCCATGAAAAAGAAAAGCTTTACGAGCGTTTGCTGCAAGCTGAAAAAGATAAAATCGAATATTTGGAAAATCTATTGAAAAAATAG
- the rplS gene encoding 50S ribosomal protein L19 produces MADLLKFVQNEFVAKKDFPVFGAGDTITVYYEIKEGEKTRTQFFKGVVIQRRGSGNTETFTIRKMSGAIGVERIFPVNLPALQKIEINKKGAVRRARIFYFRELTGKKAKIKDKRR; encoded by the coding sequence ATGGCAGATTTATTAAAGTTCGTTCAAAACGAATTCGTTGCTAAAAAAGATTTCCCTGTTTTCGGAGCTGGAGATACTATCACAGTTTACTACGAAATTAAAGAGGGTGAAAAAACAAGAACTCAGTTTTTTAAAGGAGTTGTTATTCAAAGAAGAGGTTCTGGTAACACAGAAACTTTCACTATTCGTAAAATGTCTGGAGCTATCGGAGTTGAGCGTATCTTCCCAGTAAACTTACCAGCTTTACAAAAAATTGAAATCAACAAAAAAGGAGCTGTACGTAGAGCTAGAATTTTCTACTTCAGAGAACTTACTGGTAAAAAAGCTAAGATTAAAGATAAAAGAAGATAA